A genome region from Hevea brasiliensis isolate MT/VB/25A 57/8 chromosome 7, ASM3005281v1, whole genome shotgun sequence includes the following:
- the LOC110634735 gene encoding chitin elicitor receptor kinase 1 yields MNQKLGLAFGSAPGSNSDKPVESTGLALSPGLGGITMDKSVEFSYEELAQATDNFSMANKIGQGGFGSVYYAELRGEKAAIKKMDMQASKEFFAELKVLTHVHHLNLVRLIGYCVEGSLFLVYEYIENGNLSQHLHGSGRDPLSWSARLQIALDSARGLDYIHEHTVPVYIHRDIKPANILIDKNFRGKVADFGLTKLTVGGSSLPTRIVGTFAYMPPEYVIYGDVSPKLDVYAFGVVLYELISAKDAIVKINGSSGETQGLVALFENVLNEPDPREELCKLIDPRLEDNYPLDSVLKMAQLARACTYENPQLRPSIRSIVVALMNLSSSTDDRDVGSFYENQALVNLMSGR; encoded by the exons ATGAATCAGAAATTAGGGTTAGCTTTTGGTTCAGCTCCTGGAAGTAACTCAGATAAACCTGTGGAATCAACTGGTCTGGCACTGTCTCCAGGTCTTGGAGGCATAACCATGGATAAATCGGTGGAGttctcatatgaagaacttgcccAGGCTACTGATAACTTCAGTATGGCTAATAAGATTGGCCAAGGTGGCTTTGGCTCTGTTTACTATGCAGAACTGAGAGGCGAG AAAGCTGCAATCAAGAAGATGGACATGCAAGCTTCAAAAGAATTTTTTGCTGAACTAAAGGTCTTAACACATGTTCATCATTTGAACCTG GTCCGATTGATTGGATACTGTGTAGAGGGTTCTCTTTTTCTAGTTTATGAATACATTGAGAATGGCAACTTAAGCCAACATTTGCATGGCTCTG GGAGGGATCCATTGTCATGGTCCGCTAGGTTGCAAATTGCCCTTGATTCAGCTAGAGGCCTTGATTATATCCATGAGCATACTGTTCCTGTTTATATCCATCGTGATATTAAGCCAGCCAACATATTGATTGACAAGAACTTCCGTGGAAAG GTTGCAGATTTTGGGTTAACAAAACTAACGGTTGGAGGTTCATCGCTTCCTACACGTATTGTGGGTACATTTGCATACATGCCACCAGA ATATGTAATTTATGGAGATGTTTCTCCAAAATTGGATGTCTATGCCTTTGGAGTTGTCCTTTATGAACTTATTTCTGCCAAGGATGCTATTGTCAAGATAAATGGTTCTAGTGGTGAAACACAGGGCCTTGTTGCTTTG TTTGAAAATGTTCTCAATGAACCTGATCCTAGAGAAGAGCTTTGCAAATTGATTGACCCAAGGCTTGAAGATAACTATCCACTTGATTCAGTCTTAAAG ATGGCCCAGCTTGCCAGGGCATGCACATACGAGAATCCTCAATTACGTCCAAGTATTAGATCTATTGTGGTTGCCTTGATGAATCTTTCATCCTCAACAGATGATAGGGATGTTGGGTCCTTCTATGAAAATCAAGCTCTCGTCAATTTAATGTCTGGAAGATAG